The Cottoperca gobio chromosome 6, fCotGob3.1, whole genome shotgun sequence genome has a segment encoding these proteins:
- the LOC115009131 gene encoding cytochrome c oxidase subunit 5A, mitochondrial-like, with translation MFRAAVRLSVSGVRSLTRTQPGCQALLASRCYSHGKQETDEEFDARWVTYFNKTDIDAWELRKGMNTLIGYDLVPEPKILEAALRACRRLNDLASAIRILEAVKDKSGPHKEIYPYLLQELKPTLDELDIPTPEELGIDKV, from the exons ATGTTCCGAGCCGCCGTCCGACTCTCGGTCTCCGGTGTCCGGAGTTTAACCCGTACGCAACCAGGGTGTCAAG CTCTTTTGGCTTCAAGGTGCTACTCTCATGGGAAGCAAGAGACGGATGAGGAGTTTGATGCCCGCTGGGTCACCTATTTTAACAAAACAGACATTGACGCATGGGAGCTGAGAAAAG GGATGAACACACTGATTGGTTATGATCTGGTACCTGAGCCAAAGATTCTCGAGGCAGCACTGAGAGCCTGTCGAAGATTAAATGACTTGGCCAGTGCTATCCGAATTTTGGAAGCTGTAAAG GATAAATCCGGCCCTCATAAAGAGATCTACCCGTATCTCCTGCAAGAGCTGAAGCCGACATTAGATGAGCTTGACATCCCTACACCTGAAGAGCTTGGCATAGACAAAGTGTAG
- the LOC115009838 gene encoding AT-rich interactive domain-containing protein 3A-like → MMDYSKAQMSSLSEEGNPAGCPQSGNTGVKLDAVMEQLQRQQGAKLEMNLQEKHLLHAQLLFAQHAAAARASGSRLNSALFGKADGQTYQAAQQAYNSHLNRIDPDEEDEDLDDEEQEIVGPEENDELEEDNDDDDEEGMDGPHQQAKMPCLQQVAGFPFASYSTPQSSAVKQMSQSIPSAAIKEEQEEKELLSPAGQHSFTSPNGFADWGYDEPFKQRGSAIWAEENDGGKVRAEPSRDFAKLYELDNDPQRKEFLDELFIFMQKRGTPVNRIPIMAKQVLDLYRLYALVTEKGGLVEVINKKIWREITKGLNLPTSITSAAFTLRTQYMKYLYPFECEKKGLSSPGELQAAIDSNRREGRRPSYTNSLYRYSPSPSSVQHARLSSPTMQTTPTGHNGLNISASPTLKRNTDEMSTPVMPSGLPMALALGHQHQQQLAQAATLEHFRERLERGAGGAAADSPEKKMLRMAEEQQRLMQQAIQQNLLAFASHFNPMNLKLNNGHETKQDMSLSISTNGAASISVSVEVNGTVYSGKLFAQKSAASVASQAVNLAETNGFSAMSSSHSPSSSSSTSSKGPN, encoded by the exons ATGATGGATTACTCAAAGGCGCAAATG TCAAGCTTATCCGAGGAGGGGAATCCAGCTGGGTGTCCACAGTCCGGTAATACTGGGGTGAAGCTGGATGCAGTGATGGAGCAGTTGCAGAGACAACAAGGAGCCAAACTGGAGATGAATCTGCAAGAGAAACATCTTCTTCACGCCCAGCTTCTTTTTGCTCAACATGCTGCTGCAGCGAGGGCCTCTGGCTCCAGACTAAACTCTGCATTATTTGGCAAAGCAGATGGACAGACTTATCAAGCAGCTCAACAAGCATACAACAGCCATCTCAACAGAATAGATCcagatgaggaagatgaagattTGGATGATGAGGAGCAGGAAATAGTGGGGCCTGAAGAGAACGATGAGTTGGAGGAagacaatgatgatgatgatgaggaggggATGGACGGACCTCATCAGCAGGCGAAGATGCCTTGTCTCCAGCAGGTCGCTGGCTTCCCCTTCGCTTCTTATTCCACACCTCAGTCTTCGGCTGTGAAGCAAATGTCTCAATCTATACCTTCAGCAGCCAtaaaagaggagcaggaggagaaggagctgcTGTCTCCTGCAGGCCAACACTCCTTCACATCGCCCAATGGCTTTGCTGACTGGGGCTATGACGAGCCATTTAAACAA AGAGGAAGTGCCATCTGGGCTGAGGAGAATGACGGAGGAAAAGTAAGAGCTGAACCATCAAGGGACTTTGCCAAG CTTTATGAACTTGATAATGACCCACAACGGAAGGAGTTTCTCGATGAACTTTTTATCTTTATGCAGAAACGAG GAACTCCTGTGAACCGCATTCCCATCATGGCGAAGCAGGTGCTGGACCTGTACAGGCTTTATGCACTTGTGACAGAGAAAGGAGGCCTGGTGGAGGTTATCAACAAGAAGATCTGGAGGGAGATCACCAAGGGTCTCAACCTCCCCACATCCATCACGAGCGCAGCCTTTACTCTCCGCACCCA GTATATGAAGTACTTGTACCCGTTTGAGTGCGAGAAGAAGGGCCTGAGTTCTCCAGGTGAGCTGCAGGCTGCCATCGACAGTAATCGCAGAGAAGGTCGACGTCCAAGCTACACCAACAGCTTGTACCGCTACTCTCCCTCCCCGAGCTCCGTTCAACATGCCCGCCTCTCTTCACCCACGATGCAAACCACCCCAACCGGACACAACGGCCTGAATATATCCGCTAGCCCAACTCTAAAGAGAAATACAG ATGAGATGTCAACTCCTGTAATGCCCAGCGGACTACCCATGGCTCTGGCACTGGGGCATCAGCATCAGCAACAACTGGCACAAGCTGCCACGCTGGAGCATTTCAGAGAGAGGCTGGAgcgaggagctggaggagctgcagccgACAGTCCAGAGAAGAAAATGCTGCGGATGGCAGAGGAGCAGCAACGCCTCATGCAGCAGGCCATCCAACAAAACCTCCTGGCCTTTGCGTCTCACTTCAACCCCATGAATCTTAAACTTAACAATGGACATG AGACCAAACAGGATATGTCTCTGAGTATCTCCACTAATGGAGCAGCCAGTATCAGTGTATCTGTGGAGGTCAATGGCACCGTTTACTCAG GAAAGCTCTTTGCCCAGAAGTCGGCTGCTTCTGTGGCGTCACAGGCCGTAAATCTGGCTGAAACAAATGGTTTCAGTGCCATGTCCTCCTCACACagtccctcctcttcatcttccacCTCTTCAAAGGGACCAAATTAA